The genomic interval TCCCCTTGAGAACGTCCGACCTGATGACACCAAATGACTGTATGGTAAAATCGACCCGGGTGTCGGGGTCGGCGGGGTCGTATTCCCTTCTATCCACGGACCAGCGGATGGCGTCGGTGACGAGATTTCCCAGTCCGCATTCCTCCTCCAAAATATGGAGGTCATAATCGGTCTCCGCAATCCCCTGTGAGTATGTCAACCCGTAGTTTTTGAGGACATCGGCATTGATTATCCCGATGTACGATGATATTTCATTCGAGATCGCTTCATCTCCGACTATCTTATCGTCCACCGACACGTATTCGTAGTCGGAAAGGCCGACGCCGTCTTCTCCCACGAGGAGATCCAGCACCCCCACCCATGCGCTGTAGCTTCCCGCCTGAACGATGATACAGTCATCCACAACGATCGGCTCCGGCAGGACGGTGTGGGTATGTCCGCTGACGATAACGTCAATGCCGTCCACCGCCGCCGCCAGCAGCTCGTCCTCTGATTTTTTCGGATCATCCCTCAGGCCGCTGTGGGAAACACAGATAACGACATCCACCTGTTCTGTGTCTCGGAGGTATGCAACCTCCCGGACTGCCGCTTCCGTCGGATCTGAAAAGGTTACCGGCCACGAGAACGGGGCCACCTCCGCGGCGTCCTTACCCAACAGGCCGAAACATCCGATGCGGAGGCCGTCTTTTTCTATCACCATATGCGGAACGATCAGTCCCTCGTCGAACAAAGCCTGTAATGAATCATCCGCTGCCTCCGTCTCGTCAAAAACCACATTCGACGCCACGATTGGAGGGAGCTTCCCCTTCTTCATCGCACTGGTGAGAATGCGGGCGAGCCCGTTCGGTTTTAGATCAAACTCGTGGTTTCCTAACGTCAAAACATCATACCCCATGTCGTAGAGCAGCGTCAGCTCCACAGCCTCCTCCCGGGCGATCATGTGAAAGAGAGAGCCCATCATGAAGTCTCCCGCGTCGATAACCAGAACCGGGTTGTTCCGACGTTCTCTCTCCTCGTTGATGACCGTCGCGACTCGGGAAAAACCGCCCACCGTATCGTCATCCAAAAGACCGTTGGGGGAATAGTCGCAGTTTGGACTTAAACCCATGAGCTGTGAATGGATATCGTTCGTGTGTATGATCGTCAATGATTTTTCCGCCCCAAGGGCGAAGGCCGTCATACTCACGATCATCATCATGCCAATGATACTTTTAAAGACACATTTCATATCAAATACTCCTCTCACCATGCGGCATAGAGCCGATCGATTGAACCCGACGATACAAAGATTTCCGGACCGCTTTCGCCGAAAACATCACACAAACACGGCGTACGTTTCCGTGTTATTCATTTCCAGATTTGTCCCCACGACAAGACCGTACCAGGGCCCAATACGCTCCCAGGGCCGACCCGAGGCCGTCCATGACAACATCAAGGGGATCGCATTCACGGAGGGGAACATAATACTGGTGTATTTCGTCACTTATACCATACACCGTCGAAAAAACGAATGCAAAAAGGAAAACCCGGCCTGAGGCAGTCCCGGGAAATTGCACTCGCACGGCGAAAAAAGAGAGATAGGAAAGAATCAGGTATTCGATAAGGTGCAGCAGTTTATCGACACCGGGAGGACCGGTATCTACATCATTGCCCGGTATTGAGGAGGCGAAAAAGATGAGGACACAGTATACACACACTCCGATCCATAAAAACATGCGTTTGTTCAATATTGGATCCGTTGCCCATGATAGATAAGACAAGAAACCTGTTTACATCTTATACTTGCCGAAATCATCCGGGTCAAGCTTTTCCAATACCTCCGCCCATTTTTTCTTCGCTTCTTCACTGTGCAGGTCTTCCGGCTTTGTTAGGTCGATTTTTCTCGACCGCTCGATAACCGACTCCTCCATGTAGATTTTCGCCTGAGTCCTCAGCGCTATGGCAATGGCGTCACTGGGGCGAGAATCAATTTCGTAGTTGCGTCCGTCGGCGACCATGTAGATCGTGGCATAATAGGTGTTGTCCTTGAGGTCATCCACCACGATTCTCTCTATGACGATATTCATGGTTTCCATGATATTTTTCAAGAGATCGTGGGTCATGGGGCGGGAAAATTCGATTTCCTCGAGCACCGTAGCGATGGCGCTGGCCTCCAGAAGACCTATCCAGATTGGAACGGAGTTTTTGCCCTCAACTTCCTTGAGGATGACAATCGGTACACTGGACAACGGATCGATGGCCAGACCGCTAATCTCCATTTCCTTGGCCATTACATGCTCCTTATCGAGTAATTGTGTATCGCTTCTCCCAAAAGGGAATTGTTGCGCGCTTCGATGATTTTAACCGGTATGAGAGAGCCGATATCTTCATACCGTCCGGTGAAGTTGACCACCTTGTTATGGACGGACCTCCCGGTGATGACATCCGGATCCCTACGGCTCGTTCCCGTGGCAAGCACCTCTTTTATCGTATTTACGTGGAGCCTGTTGGTACAAAGCGTGTGTTCTTTTTGAAGTTCCTGGAGAATGGTGAGTCTCCGTGATTTTTCTTCATCATCGACGGTGTCTTTCAGGGTTGATGCCTTTGTGAGCGGCCTGGAGGAGTATTTGAACGAATAGGCGCCGTCGAACCTCACCCGCTCCATGACATAGAGCGTTTCTTCAAAATCTGTGCTCGTTTCTCCGGGAAAACCAACGATAATATCCGTAGTTACGGCAAGATCGCTCCGCACACTTCTGAGGGCATCAATTTTCTCAAGATACTCCTCTTTTGAATACTTTCTGTTCATTGCCGCAAGCACCCGGGAAGAACCGGATTGGAGCGGAAGATGGATATGAGAACAGAGCGCCGGTATCGTTCGATATGCATCCACCAGACGGTCGGACAGGTCCTTTGGATGTGACGTTGTAAAACGAAGGCGCCTGACGCCCGGTACATCGGCTACATGCTCGAGTAGCTCGGGGAAATCCATCCCCCGCTTTGGATCCCGATAGGAATTGACATTCTGTCCCAGCAGCGTGATCTCGACGGTACCACCCGCTCCCAGTTCCTCGACATCCCTGATGATCTCGCCCGCGTTTCTGGACGATTCCCTCCCCCGCACAAACGGCACAATACAATAGGAGCAAAAATTATTGCATCCCTGGGTGATGGTCACAAACGCGCTGATCAACCCCCTCCTTCTTGGAAAGGGATCGATACGGCATTCATCCGAAAAATCGTCGGCGATAATAGGTCCGTGCCCCTTTCGGATTTGCGCGACGATGTTCGATATCTCCCCCACGTGATGGGTTCCGACAACCGCATCGACGATCGGAAACCGCTCGATTATCACGGCCGCATTTTGCTGTGCCACACATCCGGCCACAATAATAATCAGATCGGGGTGCTTCTCCTTGAGATCACGATATCTTCCGATTTCGCTGTATGTTTTCTCCTCGGGCTTTTCCCGAACGCTGCAAGTATTGATGATGATAATCTTGGCATCCTCGGCGCTCTCTACGGATTCGTACCCGTCGGTTAAGAGAATTCCCTCCATGCGCTCGGAATCGTATTCATTCATCTGACACCCGAAAGTTCTGATGAACAGTCCCGAGGGAGTGTCAGGGTGTGGTGAAGAAAACCGCGTCATACAATGAACCTACAAATTCTCGAGAATATACTTCGACAAAAGCGTTATATCATCGTCTTCATTTGTGTCTTCAAGGTTCCCGATATACCCGGTCTCCACTTCGTACGCCAGTTCTCCGATAATAATTGAATCCAAAAAAATATCCGGATTGAAATCACACAGCTCGTCTTTTGTCTTCACCAAACCCAAGAGTTCAGGAATGTCTTCGCCGCCGGACGTCAGCTTGATAAACTTATATGCAGGGATAAGCTTGTAACTAGCCTTTCCCCCCGACAGGGTGGTGACGACATTATCTGAGAAGGACATCTTGCCCTCATTCACCCATGCTTCCAGTTTTTCCTGAGGTATAAAGATTTTCTTTTTGAACGTCATAGCCGTATTATGTAACATCATAACATATTGAAATGCATGGATATCCCTATACTACTCCGTCAATTATAACATATAGCGATTACTTATCAAGAGCAAAACCTTTCCATCCCCGAAAGGATGGACGAGCCGCCATCAGCACCACGGGCAAAACAAACAAATCCGCCACCAGCGCGCTGAACATGGTAAACGCCGTGAGGATTCCAAAGGAGCGAGTGGGGACGAAGCTTGCCGCCAGAAGCACGATGAATCCGCTTCCGATAACGATTGAGGTGAACATGATGGGGCGGCCCGTATTTTGTATCGTTTTGTCTATCGCGTGTTCAACATTTCGACCGTCGGCGATTTCCCGAAAATATCTGGTAATAAAATGCACTGTATCATCTATGGCGATCCCTATGGCCACGCTGGATATCATGGTGGTGGACGTATCAAGGTCGATCATGAGCCAGCCCATCAGTCCCAGTGTCAGGAATACGGGGATGACGTTCGGGATCATGCTGAGTCCGCCGATATAGACGGATCGAAAGACGAAAGACATCACAATGAAGATCATAAAAAGCGCCAGCATGATGCTCCGTATCTGGCTCTTCACCAATTGTGACGACATATTGTCATACAACACGCTGGTTCCGGTAACCCGGATATCCAGATCCTTCGAGAAATTATCCTCGCAGAACAGGATGACGTCATCCACGAATGCGAGCAGGACCTTTGAGCTCATGGGCGTGGTTCTGGCCAGCACGGTCCCATTTTCGTAATAGAAATCGACGAATCGTTCGAAATCATCGGGATCGCCGCTCATGGAATAGAGCAGCAGATATTGAGCCACCAGCTCTCTCGATTCCGGGATTACATAATAGTCACGGTTCTCATCGTGCATGGCCAGATTCATGTCTTTGAGAAAATCCACCAGCGATATGGTTTTCGTGACGTGCTCCTGTGATTCAAGATATCGCTGCAGCCGCTCCATTTCCCGCAAGGTCGCGGGGTTTTTTATGGCGTCTTCCTCGCCGCCGCCGATATAGACATTTAAGGATCCGGTCCCGGTGAGATTATGAGAGATGAAGAACGTCGATCGGTAAATGTCGCTTTTCTTCCTGAAATAGTTGATCACGTCGGTCTCCACGGTGATCCGGGTGATGCCGATGATTGAAATAACCGAGAGGATGACGGAGACAATCACCACACGCCGTTTTTTGTGTCGGACAAATTTTGAGAGCCAATGGAGGAAGCGCTCAAACACACCGGGATCCTTCTTCTCCCGCATTCGCATCTTCGAGCGGGGTATGTAATACAGGATATTCGGCACCACCGAGAGAACTACAATAAACGAGAAAATCACACCGATCGCCGTAAAAATCCCAAAATCCCTCACCGCGGATATATTGCTGACCGACAATGATGAGAACCCGATCGCTGTTGTAATGGTTGTCAAAAAACAGGGAAGCAACATGTGACTCGTCGTTGTCTTCAGCGATGCTATTTTGTCCGGTATCGTCCGGTTGTTTTCCTGATAGTGGGAGAATATATGGATGGTATGCGCCGTCGTCATGACGATGATCAGTGGTGTCAGCATGGCAAGCACCACCGTCACGGGCCGACCCATCAGTGATACGAATCCCATCGTCCAGGTAACGCTGATACACACCATCACCAGCGGGATAATCGTACAGTGGATGGACCTGAAAATTCCATAGAGGATCATGGCCATCAAAAGAAATGTGACCGGAATGAATATCATCTGATCCCGCTTCAGAAACCTCCCCATATCGTTCTTGATTACCGGAACACCGGCGATATACACGGGGATATCCTTGGGCACCAGCTCATCCACCGCTGCCCTCACCTGTGCGGTCATCTCGTCCGTAATCGTCTGGGGCAGGTCTTCGGACGACAGCATGCCGTAGAGAGCCGTAAGGTGCTCATCTTCGGTTATCAGATAATTAATATGAAGAGGATTGTCAAATACCGCCTGTCTGAACGCCTCAATTTCCGCATCCGTGCGCGGCAGCGTCTCCATCAACGGCTTGACCTCGAGAAGGCCCTCGGAACCACGGATTTCATCAACATCGGTCAGGCTGATGACCTCATCCATGTTCTTTATTTTTTCGAGTCGCCTGGTGAGCGCATCAACAACTTCGAGAAAATCGGGGGCGAATACCGTATCCGTCTCAAGGGCGATGATGAACACTTCATCGCTCCCGAATATTTCCTGAAACTCCTCGAAGAATTGCTTGTCCGGGTCTTTATCGGGAAGCATCCCCTCCACGGAGTTGTCCATACTCAGGTCTTTCAATTGAAAGCCGAAAAATGCCGTGATGATCACGACAATGACGAGTATCGGTATTCTGAATCGAAAGATGAAATCGGTGATATGTTTCAAAGCAGTCGAGCCGCACCGTGAGAAATGGGGAGAGAAATCATCGTTGGACGAAACAGTTGTAACAGATTACATCCGTTCGGTCAATAAAATTGATTGAACGGCGGCAAAACAATAAATATTTTAGCAAAAAAGTAATAAATACTGGAGCAAAAATGGCCCGATATGCTCATCGCCCCCCCACGCACCACCGGGGTGTGCGGACTATTCGATCATCAAAAAGGCGTATCGGTTCATCGGCTCGTCATAGTTCCGCAGTACCTCGATCGGCAACCCGTATTTCCGTACCGTGGAGAATACATCCATGGCCATTCCTTCGGGCGATGGGCGGGCGCTTCTCGGATTCTTGCAGTTGAGCTTGGTGCCCGCGCATTCTGCACAGAGGCTGCATTCATCCATGAACAGAAGAAACGCCTTGCGGTATCCCGAGATAAACACGTCCCGCTCCATCTTCAACAGCTTCATGTTCACCTCACGCGACCACTCATGCCGTTTTTTCGGATCGGGGATCTGCTTTTGGAAGTGGAAGACCACACAATCGGTATATTCGCTGAAAAATCGACGGCATTCATCCACAGAGGGTGTATTGGGAGGACAGCATCCGACGGAGCCGTATGAGCCGCAGCCGAACATGCATTTCATCCGCACCCACTGAGACACCACGATGTCCCGGGACCGTATCCACGTGTAATCGTCATACCCGTGATCGGCAAACAGTGCATTAAGGCGTTTTTTGTCAACCATGTTTCCGTCCTCTTTCGATGGGATAATCAGGATTCAAGGGTAAACGCATCTTCCTTTTTCGGTCTTTTGTCGAATCTCTCCTTCATCTTTTCGTATCCGGGCCTTCCCAAAAGTCCCCCGGTGTACTGCTTTCCCTCCTCGACTCCGGGCTGATTGAAGGGATCGATGCCGTAGAGATGCCCTGCGAAGGCCGTCGCCGCCTCGAAGAAGTAGAACAGCGCACCGATGCTCTCCGCCGTGATGGACGGTATCGTCAACGTCATGGAAAGCCGCCCCGAAAAGGCAAGGGCCGCCTCTGTCGCCCTGCGCTCCGTATCGAGAAGCGTCCCCATAGTCTTCCCACCTAAGTATCCGATCGGCTCCAGATCCGAATAGATATTTGGAATCGTTATATCCACCCCGAAATCTTTCACAGCGATGAATGTGATGACTTTGTCAAGAGGTCCTTCGGAAAAAAGCTGAAGGAGTGAGTGCTGATCGGTGGCCCCCACCGCAGCAACCGGCGTCTGCCCCACACCCGCCGTATGTCCTTTTTTCGTCTCTTTTTTCTTCCCCAAGCTCTCCGCCCAAAGCTGCATGTACCACAGCGACAGGTTATAAAGGTTCGATGCATACGGCATGAGGACGGCGACATTTCTCCTGTATAGGACGTCGGCTATATACATCAAAAATCCGTACATATATGCCGGGTTTTCCCTCCATGAAACGCCGCGAAAGGATTCCTCCAGACGCTCAGCGCCCGCGAGCATTTCCTGTATGTCAACCCCCATGACCGCCGACGGAAACAAGCCGACGGGTGTCAGGATAGAGTATCGCCCGCCGATCGCCGGTGGAACATCGAGTGTCGGGAATCCCTCCTGATTCGCAATGCGTCGGAGCAATCCCGCTTCCGGATCCGTCGTGCAGATAATGTGGGTTTTCAGCACCTCTTTCCCGAGCTTCTCTCTCAGGAGGTTCATGAATATCATGAACTGGCTCATGGTCTCAACGGTTCCGCCCGATTTGCTGATGATGTTGAAGGCCGTCCGATCGAAATCAAGGGTTTGTATGAGTGAGTTGAGAATCACCGGATCTACATTATCGACGATAATGGTCCGACGACCCGGCGTATCCAGAGAACCGACAAGGGCCTGCTGCACCGCTCTCGCCCCCAGGGCTGATCCGCCGATACCCAGAACGACGAGCGTATCGATACGATCGTCAAGCGACAGAAGAGCGCCCTGAACCTGATTCATGTATCCCTTGAGAAACTGCGTGTCGAGAAACCGCAACCCGCCGTCGGCCCGTTTTTTGGATATTTCCTCTTCGGCCATTCGGGCGAGATCTGAAAACTTCAAAAAGTCCTTTTCCGAAACGGCGTCTTCCGTTCCGAGGACCCGATCCATCATATAATTATAATCGAGATGTAGCGACATAGGTCATATACTCCCAATAAGCGATATCTGATACTCTAAATCATTCATGCCGTATTGTCAATTGAGAGGTTAATACCGTTGCGTACAGAATCAGAATGTGGTAAAATTTTTTCTAATCTTATATGTATCCCCACTATTCACAAAACGTACATTCGAGTGAGAGAACATCATGATCCCCGACAATCGACTTGTAATGAAAGGCATGCTTACTGTCCTCTCGCTTCCCGGCCTCATTCAAACCATTGATACGTCGAAAAATATCCAGATTCTCCTGAAACCCGAGAGCAGAAAAATCGGAAGGCTTTACTTCTCGAAGGGCAAAATCATCCACAGTTCGGTGGGAGACAATGTGAGCGGTCGAAAGGCGTTTTTCAGGATGATGGGATGGCGGGATATCCCCTTTGAGATGTTCGAGATGAAATACGACGCGGAGGAGCTCGATCAGAACATCTCGATGGACACCACGACCTTGATACTTGAAGGGATGCGCCAGGTTGACGAAATTCAGCGCCTTGAGGAAGTGCTTCCGCTCTATTATAAGATTAAACCGAATGATGAAGTGAAGGGAGAACTCGATCCTCATGAAGAAGAGATACTCTCTCTGATTTCTCCCGGGGACTTTGTCAAGAATATTCTCGACAAGTCCCCCGACTACGATCTGGATATCTACAAGACCATGAAACGGCTGATGGAAAAGAAGGCCATCACGTTTCTCCGTATCAAGATGCTTGTCATCGACGACAATAGGTTTTTTGCTGATCTGATCCAAGATGTCATTGAAAAGATATTCAGCAATCTTTTCACCACATTGATTCTTGACGGAGGCGAAAAGGGAATCAATGTGATCTTGAGCCAGCAGAAACCGGATCTGGTGATATCGGACCTGTTGATGGACGGAAAAGACGGGTTTGACGTTATCGATGCGGCGAATCAAAACAATATCCCGGTGATCATCATGACCTCCGAGCGCAGGAACAAGGATATGATCATCGAGATGGGTGCGAAATACATGCATAAGTCGGTTCTGGGATCCGACGATTTCACCGAAGTGTTCAGAAAAACAGTCCTGGACACGCTCACCGCGGACCATTAACCTGATCTATCTATTCCATGCCGGACAGAATGAAAAATGAGGGAAGGATGAAGTACGTGCATGGATATGACTCAAGAGAAAACAGGCGCCTTCAGGATCAGGCAAATACTTTGGTCGAACTCTTACATTCCGACACCTCTTATAATGCTGGAAGCCTGGTTTTAAAAGCCGGTTGCGGAGTCGGCGCTTAAACTGTCACTCTCGCCCGCAACAACCCACATGCGTCGTTCATTTCGATCGATATATCCAAGGATTCTATTTCCGAAGCAAAAAAAAGTGTGGCGTCTGCAGGCCTGAAGAATGTCCAATTCCAACAGGCCGATATATTCAATATGAACTTTGAATCGGAGTCGTTCGACCACGTCTTTGTATGTCATGTTTTGGAGCATCTTTCTCGACCGGATGATGCCCTGGCCATATTAAAAAGCTTCATAAAGACCGGCGGTACAATCACTGTCATTGAAGGCGATCACTGCTCGGCATATTTTTACCCTGATAGTCAAGCCGCTCACAAAGAAATAGAATGTCAGGTGGAAATGCAGAGGCGTGCCGGAGGCAATGCGATGATCGGAAGAGAGCTGTACCCACTCTTAAGGAAAGCGGGCTTTCACTCCATTCATGTTTCTCCACGAATGATCTACGTTGATTCCAGCAAACCCGACCTTGTTGAAGGTTTCACAAAAACACATTTACCGCGATGATCGAAGGTATACGTAACGTCGCCCTCAAGTCTCACATAGTCGATGAAACCACTTTTGATCAAGGTATCAGAGATTTATACAGAACAGCGGATGCCGACGGCGTTTTTTGTTATACGTTTTTTAAAGCAGTCGGAATAAAACAATAAATCGCCGAACCGGCGGCAGAAGTTGGGCCAGCAAATGATCGCAGCTTCTTTATGGGCCGCTTCACTTCGCCGTAAAACATCGTACAACGAATCCGCTGTCCCGACGACGTAATACTTGATACTCGCCTGTTGAAACGGTTTTATGATATGTGGTGCACTTTTCAGTTGTGAATTGAATTTTTGTGAGGTGAAAGTGGGACGATAAAAGATAAGGTGTTAAAAATCGACTCTCTTTTTAAGTTCTCTGCCGACTTTAAAGAACGGCAGTCTTTTTGATTTCACTTCGATAGTTTCGCCGGTTTTCGGATTCCTGCCCGTATATGACCTGTATTCCTTGACGGTGAAACTTCCAAAACCCCGAATTTCGATCTTGTCATTGTCCTTGAGGGCCTTGGTCATCTCATTAAAAACCAGATTGATAACCTTTTCAGACTTCTTTTGTGTCAAATCGGTATTTCTCGCCAGATGTTCCACCAAATCTGATTTATTCATTATATATTCCTCGATGGATTATTCGTATCTGTACTATTGTACTATTATTAGGTATATGAAAAGGTATATATTGCCCCCGGCACGAATCGAACGTGCGACACACGGATTAGGAATCCGTTGCTCTATCCCCTGAGCTACGGGGGCTAACCCTTAAAAAATACTACTTTTTTTCAATTCCGAATATTGTGCATTAAAGCATTTCATGTTTTTTTTGTCAAGGAGATATTTGGAATCTACGTCAGATATCCGCTTGTGCGCCATATAATGATGAATGACGGGCGATATGTATGAAAACCGCCTTCGCACCTCACCTGACAGCTTATTCCGAATCACGATACAGGGGAACAATATCAAATAATTCCACATCCACAAGTCCCCTATCTGTCAGCTTTAGCTTCGGGATAACCGGAAGAGATAAAAACGACAGGGTCATGAACGGATTTTTGACCATACACCCAAGCTTCTTTACCGCATCGATGTTTTTCGCGGCGCTCTCCGCCACATCCTCCACACATTGCTCGCTCATAAGTCCGGCCACCGGAAGCGCCATTGAGGAGATCACCTCCCCGTCTTTCACCACCGCCTGCCCTCCCCCGATTTCCATCACGTGATGAACCGCCGCCAGCATATCTCCGTCGCGTGTGCCGATGACCACGAGATTATGGGAGTCATGGGCCACCGTGGACGCGATCGCCCCGGCCTTCAGCCCAAACCCATGTACAAAACCGATTCCGATATTTCCGGTCCCGCGATGCCGTTCGAATACCGCTATCTTGATGATATCGCGCTGTGTATCCGACACCGCCCAATCACCGGACCTGGCCGGCGCCTCTTCAATCATGTCGGTTATAATTTGATCCCTGACAAGCTGTATAACCCGGGCGTTGCCATCGCGCCAGGGGACCTTCAAATCGTCTTCTGTGGGCCTCTTCAGATTGATGGAGTTCTGTATGGCCGACGGATCAAGGGGATCGACCGTGAAGGTTACCTGCCCGTTCTTTGAGACGACCGTTCCCTCCTTTATGACCATATGAATGGAAAATTCCGTCACGTCGTCAAGTACGACGATATCCGCCTTCCTTCCGGGAACCAGCGCACCCCTGTCCACAAGACCAAATCTCGCAGACGGTGACAGGGTGACCATGCGAACGGCGGTGACGGGGTCGACCCCGTGATCGATCGCCTTTCTCAAAAAGAAATCGAAATATCCCCGATCGAGCAGGTCGTCCGCGTGAATATCATCGGACACAAACGCGAGGCTGGGCCATGAATCCTTACTCACGAGGGGAAGGAGCTCATCCATGTTCTTTGCCTGGCTTCCTTCCCGGATCATGATGAACATCCCCAGATCGAGCTTCTCCCGGGCCTCTGAGAGGAGTGTGCATTCATGATCAGAGGTGATGCCGGCCGAGAGATATGCACACAGCTCCTTTCCGGAAACACCGGGGGCGTGTCCGTCTATCACCTTCCGTGCATTACGGGCCGCCTCGAGTTTACTCAGTACGGCTTCATCGCCGTATATCACCCCCGGGAAGTTCATCATCTCCCCCAGGCCGACAATCCATTCCTCTTTTAAGAGCTCGGCGATGTCTTCCGTGGTGAGTACGGCTCCCGCGGTTTCGAGGTGGGTGGCGGGAACGCAGGAGGGGGCCGTAAAGAAGACGTCGAGGGGCGCCTTCAGGGAATCATGGTACATGAATCTGATACCGTTTGTCCCCAGAACATTTGCTATCTCGTGGGGATCGGCTATGACGGTGGTTGTTCCCCGGGGAACGGCGGCCCGTGCGAACTGTGATGGCACAAGAAATGAGCTTTCGATGTGGATATGACTGTCGATGAATCCGGGAGCGATATATCGGCCGCCAAGGTCTATCGTTTCTCGACCGTCATACTTTCCTATGCCCGCTACTATCCCTCCATGTATCGCCAGGTCGCACGTTTTGATGCGCCCCGATACAACGTCGATGATACGTCCGTTTGTAAGCACCAGGTCCGCAGGCGTCCGGCCCGCCGCCGTGTCTATGAGCGGTTGCAGTTTCTTCATGGGCATGTTACGGCAGAAAAAAGAGCGGATTTCTGGCCGTGTCGTCCTTCCTGATCTCAAAATGGAGGTGCGGTCCCGTCGATCTGCCGGTGCTTCCCATCAGGCCGATTACATCGCCGGTTTTTACGGTATCCCCAACGCTCGCCTTGATGCTGCTCAGGTGAGCATATCGTGTTTCATATCCATCCTGATGAGAGAGTATCACGATATTGCCGTACCCACCCTTCACCCCTGCAAAGGTGACCGTGCCGTCCCTGGCGGCGAGAACCGGGGTACCGCTCTTGCCCGAGATATCCATGCCCCGATGCATGCGTCCCCACCTCATACCGAACAGGGAATATACCAGACCCTCAGTGGGCCAGAGAAACAGGCCCTTGTTCAGTATGATTTCACCCACGTTCGTATCGCCCTCCGGCACGATTACTTTTTTTATCTCACTCACACTGGGGATAAACAACTCCTGCCCTTCATATATAAGGTCGGGATTATAGATATCGTTGTACTCGGCGATGAGCTGCATATCCACACCGTATGTCTTCGAGATCCGCCAGAGGGTCTGTCCCT from Candidatus Zymogenaceae bacterium carries:
- a CDS encoding response regulator, whose product is MIPDNRLVMKGMLTVLSLPGLIQTIDTSKNIQILLKPESRKIGRLYFSKGKIIHSSVGDNVSGRKAFFRMMGWRDIPFEMFEMKYDAEELDQNISMDTTTLILEGMRQVDEIQRLEEVLPLYYKIKPNDEVKGELDPHEEEILSLISPGDFVKNILDKSPDYDLDIYKTMKRLMEKKAITFLRIKMLVIDDNRFFADLIQDVIEKIFSNLFTTLILDGGEKGINVILSQQKPDLVISDLLMDGKDGFDVIDAANQNNIPVIIMTSERRNKDMIIEMGAKYMHKSVLGSDDFTEVFRKTVLDTLTADH
- a CDS encoding peptidoglycan DD-metalloendopeptidase family protein; its protein translation is MKRIGAISYRLLLLLSLFMLASCVTTTSGTLTTGVYHTVEKGQTLWRISKTYGVDMQLIAEYNDIYNPDLIYEGQELFIPSVSEIKKVIVPEGDTNVGEIILNKGLFLWPTEGLVYSLFGMRWGRMHRGMDISGKSGTPVLAARDGTVTFAGVKGGYGNIVILSHQDGYETRYAHLSSIKASVGDTVKTGDVIGLMGSTGRSTGPHLHFEIRKDDTARNPLFFLP
- a CDS encoding DUF2284 domain-containing protein yields the protein MVDKKRLNALFADHGYDDYTWIRSRDIVVSQWVRMKCMFGCGSYGSVGCCPPNTPSVDECRRFFSEYTDCVVFHFQKQIPDPKKRHEWSREVNMKLLKMERDVFISGYRKAFLLFMDECSLCAECAGTKLNCKNPRSARPSPEGMAMDVFSTVRKYGLPIEVLRNYDEPMNRYAFLMIE
- a CDS encoding integration host factor subunit beta; protein product: MNKSDLVEHLARNTDLTQKKSEKVINLVFNEMTKALKDNDKIEIRGFGSFTVKEYRSYTGRNPKTGETIEVKSKRLPFFKVGRELKKRVDF
- a CDS encoding glucose-6-phosphate isomerase produces the protein MSLHLDYNYMMDRVLGTEDAVSEKDFLKFSDLARMAEEEISKKRADGGLRFLDTQFLKGYMNQVQGALLSLDDRIDTLVVLGIGGSALGARAVQQALVGSLDTPGRRTIIVDNVDPVILNSLIQTLDFDRTAFNIISKSGGTVETMSQFMIFMNLLREKLGKEVLKTHIICTTDPEAGLLRRIANQEGFPTLDVPPAIGGRYSILTPVGLFPSAVMGVDIQEMLAGAERLEESFRGVSWRENPAYMYGFLMYIADVLYRRNVAVLMPYASNLYNLSLWYMQLWAESLGKKKETKKGHTAGVGQTPVAAVGATDQHSLLQLFSEGPLDKVITFIAVKDFGVDITIPNIYSDLEPIGYLGGKTMGTLLDTERRATEAALAFSGRLSMTLTIPSITAESIGALFYFFEAATAFAGHLYGIDPFNQPGVEEGKQYTGGLLGRPGYEKMKERFDKRPKKEDAFTLES
- the ade gene encoding adenine deaminase, whose product is MKKLQPLIDTAAGRTPADLVLTNGRIIDVVSGRIKTCDLAIHGGIVAGIGKYDGRETIDLGGRYIAPGFIDSHIHIESSFLVPSQFARAAVPRGTTTVIADPHEIANVLGTNGIRFMYHDSLKAPLDVFFTAPSCVPATHLETAGAVLTTEDIAELLKEEWIVGLGEMMNFPGVIYGDEAVLSKLEAARNARKVIDGHAPGVSGKELCAYLSAGITSDHECTLLSEAREKLDLGMFIMIREGSQAKNMDELLPLVSKDSWPSLAFVSDDIHADDLLDRGYFDFFLRKAIDHGVDPVTAVRMVTLSPSARFGLVDRGALVPGRKADIVVLDDVTEFSIHMVIKEGTVVSKNGQVTFTVDPLDPSAIQNSINLKRPTEDDLKVPWRDGNARVIQLVRDQIITDMIEEAPARSGDWAVSDTQRDIIKIAVFERHRGTGNIGIGFVHGFGLKAGAIASTVAHDSHNLVVIGTRDGDMLAAVHHVMEIGGGQAVVKDGEVISSMALPVAGLMSEQCVEDVAESAAKNIDAVKKLGCMVKNPFMTLSFLSLPVIPKLKLTDRGLVDVELFDIVPLYRDSE